In a genomic window of Vibrio gigantis:
- a CDS encoding YdcH family protein gives MLNENHAFILDFPDLKLDIVQLNHDDEKFKADMQKYHQLDYDIRQLEISGSPIDDDSMHNLKVERMELKDSLHKQLTRHHALKIV, from the coding sequence ATGCTCAATGAAAACCATGCCTTTATCTTAGATTTCCCAGATCTTAAATTAGACATTGTTCAGCTCAACCACGACGACGAAAAATTCAAAGCAGACATGCAGAAATACCACCAACTTGACTACGACATCCGCCAGCTAGAAATCTCTGGCAGCCCTATCGATGACGACAGCATGCACAATCTCAAAGTAGAACGCATGGAGCTAAAAGACTCGCTACACAAGCAGCTCACTCGCCACCACGCACTTAAGATCGTCTAG
- a CDS encoding GNAT family N-acetyltransferase, with amino-acid sequence MAMKEENIQLQLVSNSEFEELFACVKQGIFIHVNSVFGWDDDFQRQRLLNDYHPSWFHWIYRESERAGLVCFKLYDNAYHIHLLIIFPQHQGHSLGKEAMTLIHKRAIEEQRSQITLSSFRCNTHAIRFYEALGYQVVDDRDTDFVGMALSLNNHL; translated from the coding sequence GTGGCAATGAAAGAAGAAAACATACAACTCCAGCTTGTTTCAAATTCTGAATTTGAAGAACTATTTGCGTGTGTTAAACAAGGTATTTTCATACACGTAAATAGTGTTTTCGGCTGGGATGACGACTTCCAACGCCAACGATTGTTAAACGATTACCATCCCTCTTGGTTTCATTGGATATATCGTGAAAGTGAAAGAGCAGGGCTAGTTTGTTTTAAGCTTTATGACAACGCATACCATATTCATCTGCTAATCATTTTCCCTCAACACCAAGGTCATTCGCTTGGTAAGGAAGCGATGACTCTCATACATAAGAGAGCCATAGAAGAGCAACGAAGCCAGATCACTCTATCGAGCTTTAGATGTAACACTCATGCCATTAGGTTTTATGAGGCGCTTGGCTATCAGGTTGTTGATGATCGTGATACGGATTTTGTCGGAATGGCTCTCTCCCTAAATAACCATTTATAA
- a CDS encoding alkaline phosphatase family protein, producing MSSYSHVRSYASLFSALSLAVASAPSAADISTTPVIGGVFSSSEVLKNQVLSSLSYSAKLTRDAALFTIGGVTLDAYILALPLDAKTKARVIAQLSNPTYSIPLGYFLYSYYDRYSGLGSEDVFKAYLSTVYDEKALKGFEHSLYYVGDEPILAHHEPDTSTEATGHHEGIRIDEQFIANMVVIYDALFEIGVWQDMDTLPESYTYLTNSSEDLAIINQIQPIIVELIGKAASGMDEGDMKSAMLAIAEDDKPENASKPNNKAQALTITLIDFVRLNLLKAYRQFVYKEERAEALDDWMQQVFSEQPDTLIQFLESQQNKRFAVQVTVDGLQQGLIEGLVNEDAPFISVAYQNHKDRAQYKPQIEKVIEPEHQQQVRFMEVLSEQTYRDPHYLPFFKKLYQEHRDNISRVGISSTPTISVRNLPIIKTGAKVSGEGGTGVPNFHFVDRDIDRAYYFFGNDALQLDVLMADNKVQTMFDRLGYLKTLNCNAQYDWNAHTTYDGLVNLGLGESLRDYGEKRCVKELQERSEVEVVLREKRQALIEDIEAYQSISGFDLFTKFSKKAQVKQSITQFAELDGKGMPDYTLVYNPWPDHFAHFTGPFSDEILMPTGELNRLDYWIRQIEATYRSAGVYDKTLWGMAGDHGLTPVFYALNPEKQVFEGLQAELEYPIVVKKISSDEGEGPKITNALNYPSSKHVDVVVASTAGGNFMMDFFNSKQGWQIQPVYQDLIQWTPIAAPEDDSINVIDEIAKRLPESLDYMVVRESTCDEQGCAVRVIGNRDLERVDELITREGDKLFYESLEGNRAPILLNTQRLNPYLASPSEVDFARYSRLVEKCINRAIKADVTTWCSSAEWTALTQPTPRPDSVNQLANIYLEDRAGTINLFPKAGIGYNTKVPGRHAGEDYLEKDAFIGFWGSPIGENSLPLKIEANGSLAPTLYEYLTGEPVVAGENGWGFPSLLDKLDISSGH from the coding sequence ATGAGCTCTTATTCTCACGTCCGCAGTTACGCAAGTTTATTTAGTGCCCTATCGTTGGCGGTTGCTTCTGCCCCGAGTGCCGCTGATATATCAACGACACCTGTCATTGGTGGCGTGTTTAGTTCCAGTGAAGTGCTGAAAAACCAGGTGCTTTCAAGCCTGAGCTACTCGGCCAAACTCACTCGTGATGCGGCACTTTTTACGATTGGTGGTGTTACATTAGATGCCTATATTCTCGCGTTACCACTTGATGCTAAAACGAAAGCTAGGGTGATTGCGCAATTATCAAATCCTACTTACTCAATTCCTTTGGGCTATTTTCTCTATAGTTATTACGACCGCTATTCAGGTCTGGGAAGTGAAGATGTATTCAAAGCGTATCTGTCTACAGTCTATGATGAGAAGGCTCTAAAAGGCTTTGAACATAGCCTCTATTACGTCGGTGATGAGCCAATCTTAGCGCATCACGAGCCAGATACGTCAACCGAAGCAACGGGCCATCATGAAGGTATTCGTATTGATGAGCAATTCATTGCCAATATGGTTGTTATCTACGACGCGCTATTTGAAATCGGTGTTTGGCAAGATATGGATACGCTGCCGGAGAGCTATACCTACTTAACCAATAGCTCTGAAGATTTAGCGATCATCAATCAGATTCAACCGATCATTGTCGAGTTGATAGGTAAAGCAGCATCCGGGATGGACGAAGGCGACATGAAATCAGCAATGCTTGCGATTGCTGAGGATGATAAACCCGAAAATGCCAGTAAGCCAAACAACAAAGCACAAGCGCTTACGATTACGCTTATTGATTTTGTGCGCTTGAATTTACTTAAAGCCTATCGTCAATTTGTTTATAAAGAAGAACGCGCAGAAGCGCTCGATGATTGGATGCAACAGGTATTTTCTGAACAGCCTGATACGCTCATTCAGTTTCTAGAATCCCAACAGAACAAGCGTTTTGCGGTTCAAGTGACCGTCGATGGTTTACAGCAAGGCTTGATTGAGGGCTTGGTCAATGAAGATGCGCCTTTCATTTCGGTTGCTTACCAGAACCATAAAGACCGAGCACAATATAAACCTCAGATAGAAAAGGTGATCGAACCTGAGCATCAGCAACAAGTAAGGTTCATGGAAGTCCTGTCTGAACAAACCTATCGTGACCCACATTACCTGCCTTTCTTTAAAAAGCTATATCAAGAGCATAGAGACAACATAAGCCGAGTCGGTATCTCTTCTACTCCTACAATTAGTGTTCGTAATCTGCCTATCATTAAAACGGGCGCTAAAGTTTCTGGCGAAGGCGGTACAGGAGTGCCTAACTTCCACTTTGTTGACCGAGATATCGACAGAGCTTATTACTTCTTTGGAAATGATGCTCTGCAGCTGGATGTACTAATGGCAGACAACAAGGTACAGACGATGTTTGATCGTCTCGGTTATCTTAAGACTCTGAATTGTAACGCTCAATACGATTGGAATGCCCATACAACTTACGATGGTCTTGTAAACTTAGGTTTGGGGGAGTCGTTACGTGATTATGGTGAGAAGCGCTGTGTTAAGGAGCTTCAAGAGCGTTCTGAAGTAGAAGTGGTTTTGCGAGAAAAGCGTCAAGCTTTGATTGAAGACATTGAAGCGTATCAGTCTATCTCGGGTTTTGATTTGTTCACTAAGTTTTCTAAGAAGGCCCAGGTTAAACAATCAATCACTCAGTTTGCTGAGTTAGATGGAAAAGGGATGCCAGACTACACCTTGGTTTATAACCCATGGCCGGATCACTTTGCGCACTTTACGGGGCCTTTTAGTGACGAAATTCTGATGCCGACTGGAGAGCTTAACCGACTGGACTATTGGATACGTCAAATTGAAGCGACCTACCGTAGTGCTGGCGTTTACGATAAAACGCTATGGGGGATGGCTGGGGATCATGGTTTAACGCCGGTGTTCTATGCTCTTAATCCCGAAAAGCAGGTATTTGAAGGTTTGCAAGCAGAGCTAGAGTATCCCATTGTGGTTAAAAAGATATCTTCAGACGAGGGTGAAGGGCCTAAAATTACCAATGCGTTGAACTATCCAAGCTCTAAGCATGTTGATGTAGTGGTTGCTTCAACCGCAGGTGGTAATTTTATGATGGATTTCTTTAATTCAAAGCAGGGCTGGCAGATACAGCCTGTTTATCAAGATTTGATACAGTGGACACCCATTGCCGCGCCCGAAGATGACAGCATTAATGTTATTGATGAGATAGCAAAACGTTTACCTGAGAGTCTCGATTATATGGTCGTCAGAGAAAGCACGTGTGATGAACAAGGTTGTGCTGTTCGTGTTATTGGTAACCGGGATTTAGAACGGGTCGATGAATTGATCACACGCGAAGGTGACAAGCTTTTCTATGAGTCGCTAGAGGGCAACCGAGCGCCGATTTTACTTAATACCCAAAGGCTCAATCCATATCTTGCATCGCCAAGCGAAGTTGATTTTGCGCGGTATTCTCGATTGGTCGAGAAGTGTATTAACCGAGCGATTAAGGCGGATGTGACAACATGGTGCAGCAGTGCAGAATGGACCGCATTAACGCAGCCAACGCCTCGACCAGACTCTGTGAACCAGCTGGCCAATATCTACCTTGAGGATAGAGCCGGTACCATTAATTTGTTCCCTAAGGCTGGTATTGGGTACAACACCAAGGTACCGGGGCGTCATGCTGGTGAAGACTATTTAGAGAAAGATGCATTCATCGGATTCTGGGGCTCTCCAATTGGTGAGAACTCATTACCATTAAAGATTGAAGCCAATGGATCGTTAGCACCGACTCTCTACGAGTACTTGACCGGAGAACCTGTGGTTGCAGGCGAGAATGGTTGGGGCTTCCCTTCATTGCTGGATAAATTGGATATTTCTTCGGGTCACTAA
- the manA gene encoding mannose-6-phosphate isomerase, class I — protein MSLSHFSEHSFFPMENTIQNYAWGSISSIRELFGFKNESQEPQAEVWMGAHPKGCSMVNLGQHLVPLSDLINKNKPAYLSSEIAQEFGELPFLFKILAAEKALSVQVHPNKHQAEIGFAREEQAGIPLTAGHRNYKDSNHKPELVYAITEYQAMNGFREFDKILVLFRQLGSIELADLVDEFGNNLDSLGLETFFRDLLTLDDQRKRQALEQLLTYAAAHQDQAEFALVVELSHQYPNDIGLFCVLLLNLITLKPGEAMYLNANTPHAYIKGTGLEIMANSDNVLRAGLTPKHIDVSELVACTEFKPIPFERLLLAPSTLGQCDSYDIPVSDFDFNIFHRPQQEEVITSGAEILMAIDDDLTLVSQRGEHLTLTKGQSVFIPAYIGHYELSSNGRVARAFN, from the coding sequence ATGTCACTCAGCCACTTCTCAGAACACTCATTTTTCCCTATGGAAAACACCATCCAAAATTATGCATGGGGAAGTATTTCTTCGATACGTGAACTGTTTGGCTTTAAGAATGAGTCACAAGAGCCACAAGCGGAAGTTTGGATGGGAGCACACCCGAAAGGTTGCTCAATGGTTAATCTGGGCCAACATTTAGTGCCCCTATCTGACCTGATTAACAAGAATAAACCAGCCTATCTATCAAGCGAGATTGCGCAGGAGTTTGGTGAATTGCCATTCTTGTTTAAGATCTTAGCGGCAGAAAAGGCGCTATCTGTTCAAGTTCACCCAAACAAGCATCAAGCTGAAATTGGTTTTGCGAGAGAGGAACAAGCAGGGATTCCTCTAACTGCAGGGCACCGCAATTACAAAGACTCTAACCACAAACCTGAATTGGTTTACGCGATCACTGAATATCAAGCGATGAATGGCTTTCGAGAATTCGATAAAATATTAGTTTTGTTCAGACAACTGGGCTCTATCGAACTTGCTGATTTGGTCGATGAGTTTGGTAACAATCTTGACTCTCTAGGTTTAGAAACGTTTTTCCGTGACCTTTTAACTCTAGATGACCAACGTAAACGCCAAGCATTAGAGCAACTTCTGACTTACGCAGCCGCTCACCAAGATCAAGCTGAGTTTGCTTTGGTTGTTGAGCTTAGCCATCAGTACCCGAACGACATCGGTCTGTTTTGTGTTCTGCTTCTTAATTTGATCACATTGAAGCCGGGTGAAGCGATGTATTTGAATGCGAATACTCCGCACGCTTACATTAAGGGGACTGGGCTCGAGATTATGGCGAATTCAGACAACGTGTTACGTGCTGGTTTAACGCCAAAGCACATTGATGTCTCCGAGTTGGTTGCCTGCACAGAGTTCAAACCGATCCCGTTTGAACGCTTGTTATTAGCGCCCTCAACATTAGGTCAATGTGATAGCTATGATATCCCGGTCAGTGATTTTGATTTCAATATCTTTCATCGCCCTCAGCAAGAAGAAGTGATCACAAGCGGTGCTGAGATTTTAATGGCAATAGATGATGATTTAACGCTAGTGAGCCAAAGAGGTGAGCACTTAACCCTTACGAAAGGGCAATCGGTATTTATCCCAGCTTACATTGGTCATTACGAATTGAGCAGTAATGGCCGTGTTGCAAGAGCGTTTAATTGA
- the uhpC gene encoding MFS transporter, which produces MFGFLRSTTSKSHTLSDDEVNQSYRYWRLHIMIGMYVGYAGFYFTRKTFNYAAPAMITDLGLDKGDIGLIGTLFYLSYGLSKFISGTISDRSNPRYFMGLGLIATGLINIAFGFSSSLVAFISLWVLNAWFQGWGWPSCSKLLTTWYSRSERGFRWAIWNTAHNVGGALIPILVGYLTLQFSWRAGFIWPGVIGVFIGLIVCWRLRDKPTTMGLPTVGKWRNDHLELAQESHGQGLSYREILKTYVFSNKYIWLLAFSYVLVYIVRTAVNDWGNLYLTEEHHYSLINANAALSLFEIGGFVGSLVAGWGSDRLFGGNRGPMNILFAIGIFLSVSALWLMPLTNFVFQAAGLFCVGFFVFGPQMLIGMAAAECSHKDSAGAATGFVGLFAYMGAALSGYPLALVLETYGWSGFFITISTCAAVIGLLLLPFLQAQSPQKSAEARSGF; this is translated from the coding sequence ATGTTTGGATTTCTGCGCTCAACAACGTCAAAAAGTCATACTCTAAGCGATGATGAGGTCAATCAGAGTTATCGCTACTGGCGTCTTCACATCATGATAGGAATGTATGTCGGCTATGCTGGTTTTTACTTTACTCGTAAAACCTTTAATTATGCCGCCCCCGCAATGATCACCGACCTTGGCTTGGACAAAGGCGACATCGGTCTAATTGGCACACTCTTCTATCTTTCTTATGGTTTATCGAAATTTATCTCAGGCACAATCTCGGACCGTTCAAATCCGCGTTATTTTATGGGACTTGGCCTAATCGCGACAGGCTTGATCAATATTGCGTTTGGGTTTTCTAGTTCGTTAGTCGCTTTTATTTCGCTTTGGGTACTGAATGCGTGGTTCCAAGGTTGGGGCTGGCCGTCATGCTCTAAGTTATTGACGACTTGGTATTCTCGCTCCGAAAGAGGCTTTCGCTGGGCAATCTGGAATACAGCACATAACGTTGGTGGGGCGCTTATTCCTATTCTTGTGGGCTATCTAACGCTGCAATTCAGTTGGCGAGCTGGGTTTATCTGGCCGGGTGTGATTGGTGTTTTTATTGGTCTTATCGTCTGTTGGCGTTTACGTGACAAGCCTACCACCATGGGGCTGCCGACGGTAGGGAAGTGGCGCAATGACCATTTAGAATTGGCGCAGGAGAGCCATGGACAAGGGTTGAGCTATCGAGAAATCTTGAAAACCTACGTATTTAGCAATAAGTACATTTGGCTGCTCGCCTTTAGTTATGTGTTGGTTTACATCGTAAGAACGGCGGTTAACGACTGGGGGAATTTATATCTAACGGAAGAGCACCATTACAGCTTAATAAATGCGAACGCAGCTTTATCTCTGTTCGAAATTGGTGGTTTTGTTGGTTCACTTGTTGCTGGATGGGGATCCGATAGATTGTTTGGTGGCAACCGTGGCCCAATGAATATTCTGTTCGCGATAGGTATATTCCTCTCGGTATCGGCTTTATGGCTTATGCCTTTAACCAACTTTGTGTTTCAAGCTGCTGGCCTATTTTGTGTTGGTTTTTTTGTCTTCGGCCCTCAAATGCTTATTGGCATGGCAGCCGCGGAATGCTCGCATAAAGACTCTGCCGGGGCCGCGACAGGCTTTGTTGGACTGTTTGCTTACATGGGTGCGGCGCTTTCTGGTTACCCATTAGCGCTCGTTTTAGAAACTTACGGTTGGAGTGGCTTTTTCATTACCATCTCTACGTGCGCTGCTGTTATTGGGTTACTGCTACTGCCTTTCTTACAAGCTCAATCACCTCAGAAAAGTGCAGAGGCGCGCTCTGGCTTTTAA